The nucleotide sequence GGACCGGAAGATATTTTGTTTGAGGGTAATCAAAATATTTACTTTTCACTTTTTCAATTTCGCCATTCTTCATCATCTGTTCTACGATTTTTGCAAATTCAATCGGTGTAGGACCATAACGGTTCTTTTGATATTGTGCACCAATCAACTGCTCCTCGTATTTTTCGTAATAATTAAAATCCATAAAGTACAGGAGTTTGTAAATTACAGTTTCACCTATGTTAGGTTTAGACCCAATCCGATCAAGTATGTAGAGCAGAACCTCTTTGAATTTTTTCATATTCTTTTGAGGGACATTGATTCTTATTTGAGTTTCCTCTTTATCTTTTTTGATGGAACGGGGATGTTTTATGTTTTCGGCTTCGCTAAGAATTACCTCGGGTTCTTTCTTTAAATCAAGTATTGCATCAATCGGAACATGAAAGACACTTGAAAGTTTTATCAGTTCATCGGCTGTAACGGTTCTCTCACCACGCTCAATTTGAGAGATGGCGGGGCGGGGAAGATTTAACTTCTTGGCAAGAATATCCTGGCTGATATCTAAACGCTCTCTTATAGTTTTTAATTTTTTCCCAAGCTTCTTATAAAAATCACTCATAACAATCACCTTTTATTTTGCTATAATATAGTAATTGTAAGAATATAAGTCAAGTTATTGTAAGATAATCAAACACGATTATATTTAGGATGAGAAAGTTATATCAACT is from Bacteroidota bacterium and encodes:
- a CDS encoding DUF4065 domain-containing protein; the encoded protein is MSDFYKKLGKKLKTIRERLDISQDILAKKLNLPRPAISQIERGERTVTADELIKLSSVFHVPIDAILDLKKEPEVILSEAENIKHPRSIKKDKEETQIRINVPQKNMKKFKEVLLYILDRIGSKPNIGETVIYKLLYFMDFNYYEKYEEQLIGAQYQKNRYGPTPIEFAKIVEQMMKNGEIEKVKSKYFDYPQTKYLPVRKPDLSMLSATELEVIEDVINLLSDKNAQQISDYSHGDVPWRTAEEGTIIGYEAVFYRAAPYSVREYPNE